In a genomic window of Quercus lobata isolate SW786 chromosome 4, ValleyOak3.0 Primary Assembly, whole genome shotgun sequence:
- the LOC115986533 gene encoding uncharacterized protein LOC115986533 isoform X1 — protein MAGSGLTSLGRVKLTDLVPCEGLPSDSYKLSVSTLSQSLAQYSAAIIQFPASDGALLRSGLESARLYFHQRASYPAAEMIHNNDSREWCKTSGYYADPQMWQETYDYRPGLTPNEPNNTMDLPPAGLPDIFALLGKAARDILDAISFYLNLRSSPFTEILDNVPLRNREISSSVLSVCCYTRPSFQGAQHHNLATQEDGQLIMFTDHEHQADKSLISLVKSDKAGLHIRDLHGRWFLVDSDLGPQEAIVYPGLALYQATAGYVNPAFYRTDINTMQGNMHGRCSLAFKLMPKSMSSLNCSEMRAAGHGVEAQFLLPVLVDDFMQKSPPTDQLFNRQNIQCFNFPTVQDGSMKPLVRRRKHDSRSKPLPPSKRLRLEAQRVLKERVQDIADKKGIKLRFCNLKECESHVHTLDSPCANIRMEIGWPAGVPFVHPHDLPNKAKIGFLEAYEPGWTATHDMELSLTEPGQESISIVSDVWPPLISL, from the exons ATGGCAGGAAGTGGCCTGACATCTTTGGGTCGTGTGAAGCTCACTGATCTAGTACCCTGTGAAGGCCTTCCTTCTGATTCTTATAAACTATCAGTCTCAACTTTGTCACAGTCGCTTGCTCAATATTCTGCCGCCATCATTCAGTTCCCAGCAAGTGATGGGGCTCTTTTAAGATCTGGGTTGGAGTCTGCTCGCCTGTACTTTCACCAAAGAGCATCATACCCAGCTGCAGAAATGATTCATAATAATGATTCTCGCGAGTGGTGCAAGACATCTGGATACTATGCAGATCCTCAGATGTGGCAAGAAACATATGATTACCGGCCGGGCCTTACTCCTAATGAGCCAAACAATACAATGGATCTCCCTCCAGCAGGTTTGCCCGACATTTTTGCTCTACTTGGAAAGGCTGCTCGGGATATACTGGATGCCATCAGCTTCTATTTGAACTTACGCAGTTCTCCATTTACTGAGATACTCGATAATGTTCCACTGAGAAATCGGGAAATTTCATCTTCAGTATTGTCTGTTTGCTGTTACACAAGGCCATCATTTCAGGGAGCACAACACCATAATTTAGCCACTCAAGAGGATGGCCAGTTGATTATGTTTACAGACCATGAGCACCAAGCAGATAAAAGCCTCATATCTCTTGTTAAGTCAGATAAGGCAGGTTTACATATAAGAGATCTTCATGGTCGGTGGTTTTTAGTGGATAGTGATCTTGGCCCTCAAGAAGCCATTGTTTACCCTGGACTTGCACTTTATCAGGCAACGGCAGGCTATGTCAATCCCGCATTTTACAGAACAGACATCAATACTATGCAGGGTAACATGCATGGGCGATGTTCTTTGGCTTTTAAACTGATGCCAAAATCCATGTCCAGTCTTAATTGTTCAGAGATGAGAGCGGCTGGTCATGGAGTTGAAGCTCAGTTCCTGCTTCCAGTACTGGTGGATGACTTCATGCAGAAATCCCCCCCAACTGATCAGCTCTTTAACAGGCAGAATATCCAGTGTTTCAATTTTCCTACAGTCCAGGACG GATCTATGAAGCCCTTGGTGAGGAGGAGGAAGCATGATTCAAGAAGCAAACCTTTGCCACCTTCTAAGAGGTTACGACTTGAAGCTCAAAGAGTTCTGAAGGAGAGGGTTCAGGACATTGCTGATAAGAAGGGCATCAAGCTGAGGTTTTGCAATTTGAAGGAATGTGAGAGTCATGTTCACACGCTGGATAGCCCATGTGCCAATATAAGAATGGAGATTGGATGGCCAGCTGGGGTACCATTTGTTCATCCCCACGATCTACCTAACAAGGCAAAGATTGGTTTCCTTGAAGCATATGAACCTGGTTGGACAGCAACTCATGATATGGAGTTAAGTCTAACTGAACCTGGACAG GAATCAATCTCCATAGTTTCAGATGTGTGGCCACCCCTGATCAGCTTGTGA
- the LOC115986533 gene encoding uncharacterized protein LOC115986533 isoform X3 produces the protein MAGSGLTSLGRVKLTDLVPCEGLPSDSYKLSVSTLSQSLAQYSAAIIQFPASDGALLRSGLESARLYFHQRASYPAAEMIHNNDSREWCKTSGYYADPQMWQETYDYRPGLTPNEPNNTMDLPPAGLPDIFALLGKAARDILDAISFYLNLRSSPFTEILDNVPLRNREISSSVLSVCCYTRPSFQGAQHHNLATQEDGQLIMFTDHEHQADKSLISLVKSDKAGLHIRDLHGRWFLVDSDLGPQEAIVYPGLALYQATAGYVNPAFYRTDINTMQGNMHGRCSLAFKLMPKSMSSLNCSEMRAAGHGVEAQFLLPVLVDDFMQKSPPTDQLFNRQNIQCFNFPTVQDGSMKPLVRRRKHDSRSKPLPPSKRLRLEAQRVLKERVQDIADKKGIKLRFCNLKECESHVHTLDSPCANIRMEIGWPAGVPFVHPHDLPNKAKIGFLEAYEPGWTATHDMEESISIVSDVWPPLISL, from the exons ATGGCAGGAAGTGGCCTGACATCTTTGGGTCGTGTGAAGCTCACTGATCTAGTACCCTGTGAAGGCCTTCCTTCTGATTCTTATAAACTATCAGTCTCAACTTTGTCACAGTCGCTTGCTCAATATTCTGCCGCCATCATTCAGTTCCCAGCAAGTGATGGGGCTCTTTTAAGATCTGGGTTGGAGTCTGCTCGCCTGTACTTTCACCAAAGAGCATCATACCCAGCTGCAGAAATGATTCATAATAATGATTCTCGCGAGTGGTGCAAGACATCTGGATACTATGCAGATCCTCAGATGTGGCAAGAAACATATGATTACCGGCCGGGCCTTACTCCTAATGAGCCAAACAATACAATGGATCTCCCTCCAGCAGGTTTGCCCGACATTTTTGCTCTACTTGGAAAGGCTGCTCGGGATATACTGGATGCCATCAGCTTCTATTTGAACTTACGCAGTTCTCCATTTACTGAGATACTCGATAATGTTCCACTGAGAAATCGGGAAATTTCATCTTCAGTATTGTCTGTTTGCTGTTACACAAGGCCATCATTTCAGGGAGCACAACACCATAATTTAGCCACTCAAGAGGATGGCCAGTTGATTATGTTTACAGACCATGAGCACCAAGCAGATAAAAGCCTCATATCTCTTGTTAAGTCAGATAAGGCAGGTTTACATATAAGAGATCTTCATGGTCGGTGGTTTTTAGTGGATAGTGATCTTGGCCCTCAAGAAGCCATTGTTTACCCTGGACTTGCACTTTATCAGGCAACGGCAGGCTATGTCAATCCCGCATTTTACAGAACAGACATCAATACTATGCAGGGTAACATGCATGGGCGATGTTCTTTGGCTTTTAAACTGATGCCAAAATCCATGTCCAGTCTTAATTGTTCAGAGATGAGAGCGGCTGGTCATGGAGTTGAAGCTCAGTTCCTGCTTCCAGTACTGGTGGATGACTTCATGCAGAAATCCCCCCCAACTGATCAGCTCTTTAACAGGCAGAATATCCAGTGTTTCAATTTTCCTACAGTCCAGGACG GATCTATGAAGCCCTTGGTGAGGAGGAGGAAGCATGATTCAAGAAGCAAACCTTTGCCACCTTCTAAGAGGTTACGACTTGAAGCTCAAAGAGTTCTGAAGGAGAGGGTTCAGGACATTGCTGATAAGAAGGGCATCAAGCTGAGGTTTTGCAATTTGAAGGAATGTGAGAGTCATGTTCACACGCTGGATAGCCCATGTGCCAATATAAGAATGGAGATTGGATGGCCAGCTGGGGTACCATTTGTTCATCCCCACGATCTACCTAACAAGGCAAAGATTGGTTTCCTTGAAGCATATGAACCTGGTTGGACAGCAACTCATGATATGGAG GAATCAATCTCCATAGTTTCAGATGTGTGGCCACCCCTGATCAGCTTGTGA
- the LOC115986533 gene encoding uncharacterized protein LOC115986533 isoform X2 encodes MAGSGLTSLGRVKLTDLVPCEGLPSDSYKLSVSTLSQSLAQYSAAIIQFPASDGALLRSGLESARLYFHQRASYPAAEMIHNNDSREWCKTSGYYADPQMWQETYDYRPGLTPNEPNNTMDLPPAGLPDIFALLGKAARDILDAISFYLNLRSSPFTEILDNVPLRNREISSSVLSVCCYTRPSFQGAQHHNLATQEDGQLIMFTDHEHQADKSLISLVKSDKAGLHIRDLHGRWFLVDSDLGPQEAIVYPGLALYQATAGYVNPAFYRTDINTMQGNMHGRCSLAFKLMPKSMSSLNCSEMRAAGHGVEAQFLLPVLVDDFMQKSPPTDQLFNRQNIQCFNFPTVQDGSMKPLVRRRKHDSRSKPLPPSKRLRLEAQRVLKERVQDIADKKGIKLRFCNLKECESHVHTLDSPCANIRMEIGWPAGVPFVHPHDLPNKAKIGFLEAYEPGWTATHDMELSLTEPGQASQQSANCN; translated from the exons ATGGCAGGAAGTGGCCTGACATCTTTGGGTCGTGTGAAGCTCACTGATCTAGTACCCTGTGAAGGCCTTCCTTCTGATTCTTATAAACTATCAGTCTCAACTTTGTCACAGTCGCTTGCTCAATATTCTGCCGCCATCATTCAGTTCCCAGCAAGTGATGGGGCTCTTTTAAGATCTGGGTTGGAGTCTGCTCGCCTGTACTTTCACCAAAGAGCATCATACCCAGCTGCAGAAATGATTCATAATAATGATTCTCGCGAGTGGTGCAAGACATCTGGATACTATGCAGATCCTCAGATGTGGCAAGAAACATATGATTACCGGCCGGGCCTTACTCCTAATGAGCCAAACAATACAATGGATCTCCCTCCAGCAGGTTTGCCCGACATTTTTGCTCTACTTGGAAAGGCTGCTCGGGATATACTGGATGCCATCAGCTTCTATTTGAACTTACGCAGTTCTCCATTTACTGAGATACTCGATAATGTTCCACTGAGAAATCGGGAAATTTCATCTTCAGTATTGTCTGTTTGCTGTTACACAAGGCCATCATTTCAGGGAGCACAACACCATAATTTAGCCACTCAAGAGGATGGCCAGTTGATTATGTTTACAGACCATGAGCACCAAGCAGATAAAAGCCTCATATCTCTTGTTAAGTCAGATAAGGCAGGTTTACATATAAGAGATCTTCATGGTCGGTGGTTTTTAGTGGATAGTGATCTTGGCCCTCAAGAAGCCATTGTTTACCCTGGACTTGCACTTTATCAGGCAACGGCAGGCTATGTCAATCCCGCATTTTACAGAACAGACATCAATACTATGCAGGGTAACATGCATGGGCGATGTTCTTTGGCTTTTAAACTGATGCCAAAATCCATGTCCAGTCTTAATTGTTCAGAGATGAGAGCGGCTGGTCATGGAGTTGAAGCTCAGTTCCTGCTTCCAGTACTGGTGGATGACTTCATGCAGAAATCCCCCCCAACTGATCAGCTCTTTAACAGGCAGAATATCCAGTGTTTCAATTTTCCTACAGTCCAGGACG GATCTATGAAGCCCTTGGTGAGGAGGAGGAAGCATGATTCAAGAAGCAAACCTTTGCCACCTTCTAAGAGGTTACGACTTGAAGCTCAAAGAGTTCTGAAGGAGAGGGTTCAGGACATTGCTGATAAGAAGGGCATCAAGCTGAGGTTTTGCAATTTGAAGGAATGTGAGAGTCATGTTCACACGCTGGATAGCCCATGTGCCAATATAAGAATGGAGATTGGATGGCCAGCTGGGGTACCATTTGTTCATCCCCACGATCTACCTAACAAGGCAAAGATTGGTTTCCTTGAAGCATATGAACCTGGTTGGACAGCAACTCATGATATGGAGTTAAGTCTAACTGAACCTGGACAGGCCAGTCAACAATCAGCTAATTGTAACT GA
- the LOC115986533 gene encoding uncharacterized protein LOC115986533 isoform X4 — MAGSGLTSLGRVKLTDLVPCEGLPSDSYKLSVSTLSQSLAQYSAAIIQFPASDGALLRSGLESARLYFHQRASYPAAEMIHNNDSREWCKTSGYYADPQMWQETYDYRPGLTPNEPNNTMDLPPAGLPDIFALLGKAARDILDAISFYLNLRSSPFTEILDNVPLRNREISSSVLSVCCYTRPSFQGAQHHNLATQEDGQLIMFTDHEHQADKSLISLVKSDKAGLHIRDLHGRWFLVDSDLGPQEAIVYPGLALYQATAGYVNPAFYRTDINTMQGNMHGRCSLAFKLMPKSMSSLNCSEMRAAGHGVEAQFLLPVLVDDFMQKSPPTDQLFNRQNIQCFNFPTVQDGSMKPLVRRRKHDSRSKPLPPSKRLRLEAQRVLKERVQDIADKKGIKLRFCNLKECESHVHTLDSPCANIRMEIGWPAGVPFVHPHDLPNKAKIGFLEAYEPGWTATHDMELSLTEPGQASQQSAN; from the exons ATGGCAGGAAGTGGCCTGACATCTTTGGGTCGTGTGAAGCTCACTGATCTAGTACCCTGTGAAGGCCTTCCTTCTGATTCTTATAAACTATCAGTCTCAACTTTGTCACAGTCGCTTGCTCAATATTCTGCCGCCATCATTCAGTTCCCAGCAAGTGATGGGGCTCTTTTAAGATCTGGGTTGGAGTCTGCTCGCCTGTACTTTCACCAAAGAGCATCATACCCAGCTGCAGAAATGATTCATAATAATGATTCTCGCGAGTGGTGCAAGACATCTGGATACTATGCAGATCCTCAGATGTGGCAAGAAACATATGATTACCGGCCGGGCCTTACTCCTAATGAGCCAAACAATACAATGGATCTCCCTCCAGCAGGTTTGCCCGACATTTTTGCTCTACTTGGAAAGGCTGCTCGGGATATACTGGATGCCATCAGCTTCTATTTGAACTTACGCAGTTCTCCATTTACTGAGATACTCGATAATGTTCCACTGAGAAATCGGGAAATTTCATCTTCAGTATTGTCTGTTTGCTGTTACACAAGGCCATCATTTCAGGGAGCACAACACCATAATTTAGCCACTCAAGAGGATGGCCAGTTGATTATGTTTACAGACCATGAGCACCAAGCAGATAAAAGCCTCATATCTCTTGTTAAGTCAGATAAGGCAGGTTTACATATAAGAGATCTTCATGGTCGGTGGTTTTTAGTGGATAGTGATCTTGGCCCTCAAGAAGCCATTGTTTACCCTGGACTTGCACTTTATCAGGCAACGGCAGGCTATGTCAATCCCGCATTTTACAGAACAGACATCAATACTATGCAGGGTAACATGCATGGGCGATGTTCTTTGGCTTTTAAACTGATGCCAAAATCCATGTCCAGTCTTAATTGTTCAGAGATGAGAGCGGCTGGTCATGGAGTTGAAGCTCAGTTCCTGCTTCCAGTACTGGTGGATGACTTCATGCAGAAATCCCCCCCAACTGATCAGCTCTTTAACAGGCAGAATATCCAGTGTTTCAATTTTCCTACAGTCCAGGACG GATCTATGAAGCCCTTGGTGAGGAGGAGGAAGCATGATTCAAGAAGCAAACCTTTGCCACCTTCTAAGAGGTTACGACTTGAAGCTCAAAGAGTTCTGAAGGAGAGGGTTCAGGACATTGCTGATAAGAAGGGCATCAAGCTGAGGTTTTGCAATTTGAAGGAATGTGAGAGTCATGTTCACACGCTGGATAGCCCATGTGCCAATATAAGAATGGAGATTGGATGGCCAGCTGGGGTACCATTTGTTCATCCCCACGATCTACCTAACAAGGCAAAGATTGGTTTCCTTGAAGCATATGAACCTGGTTGGACAGCAACTCATGATATGGAGTTAAGTCTAACTGAACCTGGACAGGCCAGTCAACAATCAGCTAATT GA